The following coding sequences are from one Salvia hispanica cultivar TCC Black 2014 chromosome 3, UniMelb_Shisp_WGS_1.0, whole genome shotgun sequence window:
- the LOC125215720 gene encoding uncharacterized protein LOC125215720 isoform X2, whose amino-acid sequence MDRRHVVGKRPGSSSSPARGASGQGRDNYYLYRDQGPSGYNGNSYYAQGEGGRYMNRDIDGVSSFENLENCRAELLRKLDELKDHLSRSCEVSGKTDVMVSPDPYPRSRAAYLQEALTTSHVVNQLRPHLGEASGYAPYVHRDPHFRSGYQDEGLSYARGPYGYGHPQTKYLHQPYHNRRHGYGGNVDHPDANFFHSPTCSCVHCFDKDWDLPPHVLSNPDNHHRMHPIGHEPQGYRSGGFNSRSSRSQPSITPNSTDLDFEDDGIHQARLRKVQESRTNGLMMRPVAGGAPFIACTSCFESLRLPKQHISLKKRQQKLKCGACSSVFLFELGNKALTLPVSGSFDHVVTEMDDCSSLAVDGDVGYEEGGSKLAEAYACSDSNDDSVPKVSLTDKKSSSDECEKHLDSLSSVSSPSKDQQMEDTLPPEKHGSPSAELHIMEDTIPPEKHGSSSAELHIMEDTLPPEKHGSSSAELHIKVESLPPPILSTEESPDHCSPSSLVGQCDNGDKVTKSELDRNATWQNSVRDSAVSTEIESKEFPKSYISQDTCDKGAESSSSGLDDSRSGNFMKWAPNAELGTSQVFVNGHLIPENLVQKAELLAGPIQPGEYWYDVRAGFWGVMGFPCLGIIMPNIEEFNYPMPEKCAAGNTGVVVNGRELHQKDLDLLAGRGLPILSGRSYLVKISGEVVDEDTGEELDSIGKLAPSVERANHGFGMKVPRFISRYQS is encoded by the exons ATGGACCGAAGGCACGTGGTTGGTAAGAGGCCGGGGTCGTCTTCTTCACCGGCCAGAGGTGCTTCCGGACAGGGGAGAGACAATTACTATCTCTATCGTGATCAAGGGCCGTCTGGTTACAATGGGAACTCGTATTATGCGCAGGGTGAAGGAGGACGATATATGAATCGTGACATTGATGGGGTGTCCAGTTTCGAGAATTTGGAGAATTGTCGGGCTGAGCTCCTGCGAAAGCTTGATGAGTTGAAGGATCATCTTAGTCGGTCTTGTGAAGTGTCTGGGAAAACTGATGTGATGGTTTCTCCTGATCCTTATCCCAGAAGTCGTGCTGCTTATCTTCAAGAAGCGCTGACTACTTCACACGTTGTAAACCAGCTACGCCCTCATTTGGGTGAAGCGTCTGGATATGCTCCTTACGTCCATAGGGATCCACATTTTCGCAGCGGATACCAAGATGAAGGCTTGTCATATGCCCGGGGACCGTATGGGTATGGTCACCCACAAACTAAATACTTGCATCAGCCCTATCATAACCGTCGCCATGGTTATGGTGGCAATGTGGATCATCCAGATGCAAACTTCTTTCACAGTCCTACCTGCTCTTGCGTGCACTGTTTCGATAAGGATTGGGATTTACCTCCACACGTGCTATCTAACCCCGACAACCATCACCGTATGCATCCTATTGGGCACGAGCCACAGGGTTATCGTTCTGGAGGCTTCAACTCACGTAGTTCTCGTTCTCAGCCATCTATAACACCCAATTCCACAGATCTTGATTTTGAAGACGATGGAATTCATCAGGCTCGTCTTAGAAAGGTGCAGGAATCTCGTACAAATGGGCTTATGATGCGTCCTGTTGCAGGTGGGGCTCCTTTCATAGCATGCACAAGTTGCTTTGAATCGCTGAGGCTTCCTAAACAACACATTTCATTGAAAAAAAGGCAACAGAAGCTAAAATGTGGGGCTTGTTCTTCGGTATTCTTGTTTGAACTCGGGAACAAGGCTTTGACTCTGCCAGTTTCTGGAAGTTTTGACCATGTAGTGACTGAGATGGATGATTGTTCTAGCTTGGCAGTGGATGGAGATGTTGGTTACGAAGAGGGCGGTTCAAAATTAGCTGAGGCGTATGCGTGCTCTGATTCTAATGATGATTCTGTTCCCAAGGTTTCTCTAACAGACAAGAAGTCCAGTTCTGATGAATGTGAGAAGCATTTGGATTCGCTTTCTTCAGTTTCGAGTCCCTCCAAGGATCAGCAAATGGAAGATACTCTTCCACCCGAAAAACATGGTTCCCCATCTGCAGAACTACATATAATGGAAGATACTATTCCACCCGAAAAACATGGTTCCTCATCTGCAGAACTACATATAATGGAAGATACACTTCCACCCGAAAAGCATGGTTCCTCATCTGCAGAACTAC ATATAAAAGTCGAGTCACTCCCACCTCCTATTTTGTCTACTGAGGAATCCCCTGATCATTGTTCGCCTAGTAGTTTAGTCGGCCAATGTGACAATGGGGACAAAGTTACAAAATCTGAGTTAGACCGCAATGCCACTTGGCAGAATTCTGTACGAGACTCGGCTGTGTCAACTGAGATCGAGTCAAAAGAATTTCCAAAGAGCTATATATCACAGGACACTTGTGACAAAGGTGCAGAGTCTTCATCTTCAGGTCTTGACGACAGTAGATCCGGAAACTTCATGAAATGGGCTCCAAATGCAGAACTTGGTACATCACAAGTTTTTGTAAACGGGCACTTGATACCGGAGAATCTCGTTCAGAAGGCTGAACTCTTGGCTGGGCCGATTCAACCTGGAGAGTATTG GTATGATGTACGTGCCGGATTTTGGGGTGTGATGGGCTTTCCTTGTCTGGGCATTATCATG CCGAACATTGAGGAATTCAATTATCCAATGCCGGAGAAGTGTGCTGCCGGAAACACAGGGGTCGTTGTCAATGGCAGGGAGCTTCACCAGAAAGATTTAGACTTACTTGCTGGAAGAGGTCTTCCAATTCTAAGTGGCAGATCTTATCTCGTTAAGATTTCTGGAGAGGTTGTCGATGAGGACACTGGGGAAGAACTTGACAGCATAGGCAAACTCGCCCCTAG CGTTGAGAGGGCGAATCATGGATTTGGTATGAAAGTTCCAAGATTTATCTCCCGATACCAAAGCTAG
- the LOC125215720 gene encoding uncharacterized protein LOC125215720 isoform X1: MDRRHVVGKRPGSSSSPARGASGQGRDNYYLYRDQGPSGYNGNSYYAQGEGGRYMNRDIDGVSSFENLENCRAELLRKLDELKDHLSRSCEVSGKTDVMVSPDPYPRSRAAYLQEALTTSHVVNQLRPHLGEASGYAPYVHRDPHFRSGYQDEGLSYARGPYGYGHPQTKYLHQPYHNRRHGYGGNVDHPDANFFHSPTCSCVHCFDKDWDLPPHVLSNPDNHHRMHPIGHEPQGYRSGGFNSRSSRSQPSITPNSTDLDFEDDGIHQARLRKVQESRTNGLMMRPVAGGAPFIACTSCFESLRLPKQHISLKKRQQKLKCGACSSVFLFELGNKALTLPVSGSFDHVVTEMDDCSSLAVDGDVGYEEGGSKLAEAYACSDSNDDSVPKVSLTDKKSSSDECEKHLDSLSSVSSPSKDQQMEDTLPPEKHGSPSAELHIMEDTIPPEKHGSSSAELHIMEDTLPPEKHGSSSAELHIMEDTLPPEKHGSSSAELHIKVESLPPPILSTEESPDHCSPSSLVGQCDNGDKVTKSELDRNATWQNSVRDSAVSTEIESKEFPKSYISQDTCDKGAESSSSGLDDSRSGNFMKWAPNAELGTSQVFVNGHLIPENLVQKAELLAGPIQPGEYWYDVRAGFWGVMGFPCLGIIMPNIEEFNYPMPEKCAAGNTGVVVNGRELHQKDLDLLAGRGLPILSGRSYLVKISGEVVDEDTGEELDSIGKLAPSVERANHGFGMKVPRFISRYQS, encoded by the exons ATGGACCGAAGGCACGTGGTTGGTAAGAGGCCGGGGTCGTCTTCTTCACCGGCCAGAGGTGCTTCCGGACAGGGGAGAGACAATTACTATCTCTATCGTGATCAAGGGCCGTCTGGTTACAATGGGAACTCGTATTATGCGCAGGGTGAAGGAGGACGATATATGAATCGTGACATTGATGGGGTGTCCAGTTTCGAGAATTTGGAGAATTGTCGGGCTGAGCTCCTGCGAAAGCTTGATGAGTTGAAGGATCATCTTAGTCGGTCTTGTGAAGTGTCTGGGAAAACTGATGTGATGGTTTCTCCTGATCCTTATCCCAGAAGTCGTGCTGCTTATCTTCAAGAAGCGCTGACTACTTCACACGTTGTAAACCAGCTACGCCCTCATTTGGGTGAAGCGTCTGGATATGCTCCTTACGTCCATAGGGATCCACATTTTCGCAGCGGATACCAAGATGAAGGCTTGTCATATGCCCGGGGACCGTATGGGTATGGTCACCCACAAACTAAATACTTGCATCAGCCCTATCATAACCGTCGCCATGGTTATGGTGGCAATGTGGATCATCCAGATGCAAACTTCTTTCACAGTCCTACCTGCTCTTGCGTGCACTGTTTCGATAAGGATTGGGATTTACCTCCACACGTGCTATCTAACCCCGACAACCATCACCGTATGCATCCTATTGGGCACGAGCCACAGGGTTATCGTTCTGGAGGCTTCAACTCACGTAGTTCTCGTTCTCAGCCATCTATAACACCCAATTCCACAGATCTTGATTTTGAAGACGATGGAATTCATCAGGCTCGTCTTAGAAAGGTGCAGGAATCTCGTACAAATGGGCTTATGATGCGTCCTGTTGCAGGTGGGGCTCCTTTCATAGCATGCACAAGTTGCTTTGAATCGCTGAGGCTTCCTAAACAACACATTTCATTGAAAAAAAGGCAACAGAAGCTAAAATGTGGGGCTTGTTCTTCGGTATTCTTGTTTGAACTCGGGAACAAGGCTTTGACTCTGCCAGTTTCTGGAAGTTTTGACCATGTAGTGACTGAGATGGATGATTGTTCTAGCTTGGCAGTGGATGGAGATGTTGGTTACGAAGAGGGCGGTTCAAAATTAGCTGAGGCGTATGCGTGCTCTGATTCTAATGATGATTCTGTTCCCAAGGTTTCTCTAACAGACAAGAAGTCCAGTTCTGATGAATGTGAGAAGCATTTGGATTCGCTTTCTTCAGTTTCGAGTCCCTCCAAGGATCAGCAAATGGAAGATACTCTTCCACCCGAAAAACATGGTTCCCCATCTGCAGAACTACATATAATGGAAGATACTATTCCACCCGAAAAACATGGTTCCTCATCTGCAGAACTACATATAATGGAAGATACACTTCCACCCGAAAAGCATGGTTCCTCATCTGCAGAACTACATATAATGGAAGATACACTTCCACCCGAAAAGCATGGTTCCTCATCTGCAGAACTACATATAAAAGTCGAGTCACTCCCACCTCCTATTTTGTCTACTGAGGAATCCCCTGATCATTGTTCGCCTAGTAGTTTAGTCGGCCAATGTGACAATGGGGACAAAGTTACAAAATCTGAGTTAGACCGCAATGCCACTTGGCAGAATTCTGTACGAGACTCGGCTGTGTCAACTGAGATCGAGTCAAAAGAATTTCCAAAGAGCTATATATCACAGGACACTTGTGACAAAGGTGCAGAGTCTTCATCTTCAGGTCTTGACGACAGTAGATCCGGAAACTTCATGAAATGGGCTCCAAATGCAGAACTTGGTACATCACAAGTTTTTGTAAACGGGCACTTGATACCGGAGAATCTCGTTCAGAAGGCTGAACTCTTGGCTGGGCCGATTCAACCTGGAGAGTATTG GTATGATGTACGTGCCGGATTTTGGGGTGTGATGGGCTTTCCTTGTCTGGGCATTATCATG CCGAACATTGAGGAATTCAATTATCCAATGCCGGAGAAGTGTGCTGCCGGAAACACAGGGGTCGTTGTCAATGGCAGGGAGCTTCACCAGAAAGATTTAGACTTACTTGCTGGAAGAGGTCTTCCAATTCTAAGTGGCAGATCTTATCTCGTTAAGATTTCTGGAGAGGTTGTCGATGAGGACACTGGGGAAGAACTTGACAGCATAGGCAAACTCGCCCCTAG CGTTGAGAGGGCGAATCATGGATTTGGTATGAAAGTTCCAAGATTTATCTCCCGATACCAAAGCTAG
- the LOC125214997 gene encoding protein trichome birefringence-like 23: MVKRVEQWHWSYLHKNNYFLLKLGVSLLLAALAFMLIFNKSSDSSPVLTAPFVETTISPDSVEKEKCNLFIGDWVYEAEPRYTNSSCSFIEDHQNCMKNGRPDSGYLHWRWKPRDCELRRLDPRGFLDLMTNKSWAFIGDSISRNHVHSILCGLSMVENPIEVYHDETYKNRRWLFPSYNFTLSALWSPFLTYAATFEDSNGVSTGDIQLHLDVLDKNWTEEYKSHDYVMLSVGKWFTKTAVYYENNTVLGCYNCTNTDLTKLRFNFAYRRAMRTVFDYIVGSNHEGVTFYRTSSPDHFEGGEWFSGGTCKRKAPVKEGEFELNKPDKLLRDVELEELDKILVKASEKGVNLRLFDVHLMSLLRPDGHPGPYRFYQPFAEDEKAKVINDCLHWCLPGPIDSWNDVLMEMVVNG, from the exons ATGGTGAAGAGAGTGGAGCAGTGGCATTGGAGTTATCTTCACAAGAACAATTACTTCCTTCTCAAATTGGGTGTTTCACTTCTTTTAGCAGCCCTTGCTTTTATGCTTATCTTCAACAAATCCTCTGATTCTTCACCAGTTCTAACTGCTCCCTTTGTTGAAACCACGATTTCTCCCGATTCTGTGGAAAAAG aaaaatgcaatctttTTATTGGGGATTGGGTGTATGAAGCAGAGCCTCGTTACACAAATAGCAGCTGCAGCTTCATTGAAGACCACCAGAACTGTATGAAAAATGGCCGCCCCGACTCCGGTTATCTCCACTGGAGGTGGAAGCCCCGGGACTGTGAGTTGCGTCGCCTTGACCCCCGGGGCTTCCTCGACTTGATGACCAACAAAAGCTGGGCCTTCATTGGTGATTCCATTTCAAGAAACCATGTCCATTCTATCCTTTGTGGACTCTCAATG GTTGAGAATCCAATCGAAGTCTACCACGATGAGACCTACAAAAATCGAAGATGGCTCTTCCCGTCGTACAACTTCACCCTATCGGCTCTCTGGTCTCCTTTCCTGACTTACGCGGCCACCTTTGAAGACAGCAACGGTGTTTCCACAGGTGATATCCAGCTGCATCTTGATGTACTCGACAAGAATTGGACGGAGGAGTACAAGAGCCACGATTATGTGATGCTATCTGTTGGTAAATGGTTCACAAAAACTGCAGTCTACTACGAGAACAACACCGTCTTGGGCTGCTACAACTGCACCAATACCGACCTCACCAAGCTACGTTTCAACTTTGCATACCGCAGAGCCATGAGGACTGTTTTCGACTACATTGTAGGATCAAATCACGAGGGCGTGACCTTTTACAGGACCTCCTCTCCGGATCACTTTGAGGGGGGCGAGTGGTTCAGTGGTGGGACATGTAAGAGAAAAGCACCGGTGAAGGAAGGTGAGTTTGAGTTAAACAAACCGGACAAGCTTCTACGCGACGTAGAGCTAGAGGAATTGGATAAGATATTGGTTAAGGCATCAGAGAAGGGTGTGAATCTCAGGCTTTTCGACGTGCACCTAATGTCGTTGTTGAGGCCCGATGGACACCCGGGACCCTACAGATTTTATCAGCCCTTCGCGGAAGACGAGAAGGCGAAGGTGATAAACGACTGCCTGCATTGGTGTCTGCCTGGTCCTATTGATTCTTGGAATGATGTCTTGATGGAAATGGTGGTAAATGGCTGA
- the LOC125214996 gene encoding high mobility group B protein 6-like, translating to MAAVAENPTFAEPAPTKKGRSKKALKPKAVSSNEANIAAGAVPDPSPVASPPPENSAGKENHGSLSQKKKKRGAAKGKQQASDASSFEKQLQEMQEQLEKLKIEKEQTEEMLKEKEEQLETRDREQEKLKTELKKLQKIKEFKPTVTFPLGIGIKDVEQDKKEKKKGGKKKPSPPYVLWCKDQWNEVKEANPNADFKAMSNLLGAKWKSVTAEEKKPYEERYQAEKEAYLKVAGNEKRELEAMKLLEDEQKHKTAIELLEQYLLFKQEAEKENNKKTKKEKDPLKPKHPMSAYFIFSNERRAALLAENKNVLEVAKITGEEWKNMTDIQKAPYEEIALKRKEQYGQEMEAYKQKKEEEAANLKKDGEEFMKLQKQEAMQLLKKKEKTETLIKKEKESRQKKKNEEKIVDPNKPKRPASSFLLFSKETRKCLVEERPGINHSTITALISLKWKEISEEEKLVWNEKAAQAMEAYKKELEAYNNKLAAENKDVNKDN from the exons ATGGCTGCCGTTGCTGAAAACCCTACATTCGCCGAGCCAGCGCCCACCAAGAAGGGGAGATCAAAGAAGGCGTTGAAGCCTAAAGCTGTCTCGTCAAATGAGGCCAACATCGCCGCCGGTGCGGTTCCGGACCCCTCTCCCGTTGCCTCTCCGCCGCCGGAAAACTCCGCCGGAAAGGAGAACCACGGGAGTTTGTCgcagaagaaaaagaagagaggcGCTGCGAAGGGGAAGCAACAGGCCTCTGATGCGTCTTCTTTCGAGAAGCAGCTCCAGGAAATGCAGGAGCAGCTCGAGAAATTGAAGATCGAGAAGGAGCAGACCGAGGAAATGTTGAAGGAAAAAGAGGAACAACTCGAGACTCGAGATCGCGAGCAGGAGAAACTCAAAACCGAACTCAAGAAATTGCAGAAGATCAAGGAGTTCAAGCCTACTGTG ACATTCCCGCTAGGGATCGGAATCAAAGACGTAGAGCAAGataagaaggagaagaagaagggtgGGAAGAAGAAGCCATCTCCTCCTTATGTGCTGTGGTGTAAAGACCAGTGGAACGAG GTGAAGGAAGCTAATCCAAATGCTGATTTCAAGGCCATGTCGAATCTGTTGGGTGCAAAATGGAAATCCGTCACTGCGGAAGAGAAGAAGCCTTATGAAGAGAGGTACCAAGCTGAGAAGGAAGCCTATTTGAAGGTTGCAGGAAACGAGAAGCGTGAGCTTGAGGCAATGAAGCTTCTTGAAGACGAGCAGAAGCACAAGACTGCGATAGAGTTGCTCGAACAGTACCTTCTGTTCAAGCAGGAGGCAGAGAAAGAGAacaacaagaaaacaaa GAAGGAGAAGGACCCTTTGAAGCCGAAGCATCCGATGTCGGCCtatttcatcttctccaatgaGCGTAGAGCTGCTCTGCTTGCAGAAAACAAGAATGTGTTGGAG GTTGCGAAGATCACAGGTGAGGAGTGGAAGAACATGACTGACATACAAAAGGCCCCCTATGAAGAG ATAGCATTGAAAAGGAAGGAACAATATGGGCAAGAGATGGAAGCATACAAGcagaagaaggaagaagaagctgCTAACCTCAAGAAAGATGGGGAAGAGTTCATGAAACTGCAGAAGCAAGAAGCTATGCAActgctaaaaaagaaagagaaaactgaaactcTAATCAAG aaagaaaaagagagtaggcagaagaagaagaatgaagaGAAGATCGTTGATCCGAACAAACCAAAGAGACCTGCCTCGTCTTTCCTTCTCTTCAGCAAGGAGACGAGGAAATGTTTAGTGGAAGAGCGTCCCGGGATCAACCACTCCACGATCACTGCACTCATTTCGCTCAAGTGGAAG GAAATAAGTGAGGAAGAGAAGCTGGTTTGGAATGAGAAAGCTGCGCAAGCAATGGAGGCTTACAAGAAAGAATTGGAAGCATACAACAACAAATTGGCAGCAGAAAACAAGGATGTAAACAAGGATAATTAG